CACATCTTCTTTAGGGTTTTCACTTATTTTATCTATTAGAAGAACAGGCGAACCATCATCTTGATGTATAGTATCATATAAGTATTGCAAACTATTGGTAGATTCTGTGGCAAAAATTAATTCTTCTGTTTTTACTCCTGAATATTCTGCTAATTCTTCTATAGTAGGTTCTCTGTTAAGTTTTTTTGTAAGTGCCTCTCTATCATAATGAAGTTTTTTAGCTGTATTTTTTATACTTCTGCTTACTTTTATCATTCCATCATCTCGAAGGAATCTCTTTATTTCTCCTAGTATCATGGGTACAGCATATGTAGAAAATTTCACATTATAAGTTTCATCAAAATTATTTACTGCTTTCATAAGCCCCATACAACCTATTTGAAATATGTCTTCATATTCATATCCTCTGTTTAAAAATTTTTTGCTTATGGCTGAAACCAGGGGTAGATTAAGCTCTACTAGCTTGTTTAATGCTTCTTTATCCCCTTCTTTTGCACATTTAATTAACTTTAGATTATCATCGTAGCTATATTTAATTTTTTTTACTGTTTCTTCACCCATATCATTCACCTAACTTAATGAATTAAAAACTTTTTTCATAATCAATCTTGTCCCTTTGTTTTTTTCAGATTCCACTTGAAGAGAATCCATAAATGTCTCCATTACAGTAAATCCCATTCCTGATCTTTCTAATTCTGGCTTAGAGGTATAAAGAGGCTGCATTGCCACATCTATGTTCTCTATGCCTATGCCATTATCCTCTACTATTAAAATCAGTTCCCTTCCTTTAATGCTAGCTTCAATCTTAACTATACCTTCTTTGTTTTCATAACCATGAATAATAGAGTTTGTCACTGCTTCTGAAACTGCAGTTTTTACATCTGTTAATTCATCTAGTGTAGGATCTAACTGGGATACAAAGGCCGCTACTGATACTCTAGCAAAGCTTTCATTTTGTGATTTACTAATAAACTCTATTTTCATACTGTTATCATACATAATTTATCCCCCCATTAAATATTCTGAATTGCTTCCTCAATATTGTCATAAAGTCCTATAATCTTAAACATCCCCGATAGTTCAAACACTCTTCT
This genomic interval from Clostridium kluyveri contains the following:
- the sigF gene encoding RNA polymerase sporulation sigma factor SigF gives rise to the protein MGEETVKKIKYSYDDNLKLIKCAKEGDKEALNKLVELNLPLVSAISKKFLNRGYEYEDIFQIGCMGLMKAVNNFDETYNVKFSTYAVPMILGEIKRFLRDDGMIKVSRSIKNTAKKLHYDREALTKKLNREPTIEELAEYSGVKTEELIFATESTNSLQYLYDTIHQDDGSPVLLIDKISENPKEDVEVIDRIALKEALRNLDVKSRQIIMLRYFKDKTQVQVAKMLGINQVQVSRIEKKVLKTMREILSE
- the spoIIAB gene encoding anti-sigma F factor, with product MYDNSMKIEFISKSQNESFARVSVAAFVSQLDPTLDELTDVKTAVSEAVTNSIIHGYENKEGIVKIEASIKGRELILIVEDNGIGIENIDVAMQPLYTSKPELERSGMGFTVMETFMDSLQVESEKNKGTRLIMKKVFNSLS